Proteins encoded in a region of the Panicum hallii strain FIL2 chromosome 3, PHallii_v3.1, whole genome shotgun sequence genome:
- the LOC112884599 gene encoding ferritin-1, chloroplastic-like has translation MAMLRVSPSPAAAANHVSGPAANPASVRVPAPRVSPSACRAAGKGKEVLSGVVFQPFEEIKGELSLVPQATDKSLARQKFVDECEAAINEQINVEYNASYAYHSLFAYFDRDNVALKGFAKFFKESSDEEREHAEKLMKYQNTRGGRVRLQSIVTPLTEFDHPEKGDALYAMELALALEKLVNEKLHNLHTVATRCNDPQLTDFIESEFLSEQVEAIKKVSEYVAQLRRVGKGHGVWHFDQKLLEEEA, from the exons ATGGCGATGCTTAGGGTTTCcccgtccccggccgccgcggccaaCCATGTCTCCGGACCTGCCGCGAACCCCGCCTCCGTCAGGGTGCCGGCGCCGCGCGTCTCGCCGTCCGCGTGCAGGGCGGCGGGCAAGGGCAAGGAGGTGCTCAGCGGGGTCGTCTTCCAGCCCTTCGAGGAGATCAAGGGGGAGCTCTCCCTCGTGCCCCAGGCCACCGACAAGTCCCTCGCGCGCCAAAAGTTCGTCGACGAATGCGAGGCCGCCATCAACGAGCAGATCAA TGTGGAGTACAATGCCTCCTATGCGTACCACTCCCTCTTCGCCTACTTCGACCGCGACAACGTGGCTCTCAAAGGATTTGCCAA GTTCTTTAAGGAATCAAGTGATGAGGAGAGGGAGCATGCTGAAAAGCTCATGAAGTACCAG AACACACGTGGAGGCAGGGTCAGGCTCCAGTCCATTGTCACTCCCTTAACAGAGTTTGACCACCCTGAGAAAGGCGATGCTTTGTACG CCATGGAGCTGGCTCTGGCTTTGGAAAAGCTGGTTAACGAGAAGCTGCACAACCTGCACACT GTGGCGACAAGGTGCAATGATCCTCAGCTGACAGACTTCATCGAGAGTGAATTCCTCTCGGAGCAG GTTGAAGCCATCAAGAAGGTCTCCGAGTATGTTGCCCAGTTGAGGAGAGTGGGCAAGGGACACG GGGTGTGGCACTTTGATCAGAAGCTGCTCGAGGAAGAGGCCTGA
- the LOC112884598 gene encoding uncharacterized protein LOC112884598 codes for MPAVAVEYDALSLFASRLLSHRCTSFGDPELRLLQAALSAGPDVPALLHTRSAARRLLQDRAKEAFAAAQAPPLDHARILAVADFFARAFALVADVRSCLAMRYEALLLRDAKYSDNHHLQVSREEWLTFAKDALQNGFYTIASKAFAYATAHIHPSHPRQLDSTNSIEKDKINDITGLRNLAKSLSAKHSVQTESAEYMKRRNSCAREKYNLQSGKPKLPGSSMYMLGIKTRNIKKLLHSRERNLGEI; via the exons atgccGGCGGTGGCGGTCGAGTACGACGCCCTCTCCCTCTTCGCCTCCCGCCTCCTCTCCCACCGCTGCACCAGCTTCGGGGACCCCGAACTCCGCCTGCTCCAGGCCGCGCTCTCCGCTGGGCCCGACGTCCCCGCTCTGCTACACAcgcgctccgccgcccgccgcctgctTCAGGACCGCGCCAAGGAGGCATTCGCCGCCGCGCAGGCTCCTCCCCTGGATCATGCGAGGatcctcgccgtcgccgactTCTTCGCCCGGGCCTTCGCCCTCGTCGCCGATGTCCGG AGCTGCCTTGCCATGAGATATGAGGCCCTGCTCCTGCGAGACGCTAAATACTCTGACAACCACCATCTACAAGTGTCACGCGAGGAGTGGTTAACTTTCGCGAAGGATGCTCTTCAAAATGGCTTCTACACCATTGCTTCCAAG GCATTTGCATATGCTACTGCGCACATTCACCCCAGCCACCCAAGGCAGTTGGACTCCACTAATTCCATTGAGAAGGACAAGATCAATGATATAACTGGACTTCGAAACCTGGCCAAGTCATTATCTGCAAAGCATTCTG TTCAGACAGAGTCAGCTGAATACATGAAAAGGAGAAATTCATGTGCTCGTGAGAAGTATAATTTGCAATCAGGAAAACCAAAGTTACCAGGAAGTTCAATGTATATGTTAGGGATCAAAACAAGGAACATAAAGAAACTGCTTCATAGTCGTGAAAGGAATTTGGGCGAGATTTGA
- the LOC112884600 gene encoding LOB domain-containing protein 12-like, whose protein sequence is MAGSGSSGSGSSSAPCASCKLLRRRCTQECVFAPYFPPEDPHKFAIVHKVFGASNVSKMLQELPAQQRADAVSSLVYEANARMRDPVYGCVGAISYLQQQVSQLQMQLALAKAEILLCVQMQHDGHATASASPPSLQRQQQQLMESEAYGSLLMQNGLMNSTGAHQQQMLGSAGNTALMLQEACLKKESLWA, encoded by the exons ATGGCCGGGAGCGGAAGCAGCGGGAGCGGGAGCAGCTCGGCGCCCTGCGCATCGTGCaagctgctgcggcggcggtgcaCCCAGGAGTGCGTGTTCGCGCCCTACTTCCCTCCTGAGGATCCTCACAAGTTCGCCATCGTCCACAAGGTCTTTGGCGCCAGCAATGTCAGCAAGATGCTCCAG GAGCTGCCTGCTCAGCAGAGGGCGGATGCGGTGAGCAGCCTGGTGTACGAGGCCAACGCACGGATGAGGGATCCCGTCTACGGCTGCGTCGGCGCCATCTCCTACCTCCAGCAGCAGGTCtcccagctccagatgcagctCGCCCTCGCCAAGGCCGAGATCCTCCTCTGCGTCCAGATGCAACACGATGGCCATGCAACTGCTTCAGCTTCACCACCGTCACttcagcggcagcagcagcagctcatgGAAAGCGAGGCGTATGGTAGCCTGCTCATGCAAAATGGCCTGATGAACAGCACCGGAGCTCATCAGCAGCAGATGTTGGGCTCTGCTGGGAACACTGCACTGATGCTGCAGGAGGCATGCCTCAAGAAAGAGTCCCTATGGGCATGA
- the LOC112884597 gene encoding protein trichome birefringence-like 34 isoform X2: protein MKQLVPDPSGNHVDQHSVATTMTTKDLTSLPRLNQLLDHKRGEPSYAPHFSEKRMKTQATPKMMVLHAPVGVRSIVSFLVAFFIVASSIVFLFDRGQEAQVQMAVEHGRQEPWVGGTTEAGDTSKEECNWSRGQWVYDNVSRPLYSGLKCTFIFPEVACDKYGRKDVMYQHWRWQPHGCDLPRFDAIKLLEMLRNKRLVFVGDSVNRNQWVSLVCMVEASIPDDRLKTRIFNGSLISFKALEYNATIDFYWSPLLLESNSDNPIIHRVDYRMIRADRIEKHASVWRDADIIVFNSYLWWRKQNDDMRMKVMYGSFEDGDARLDEMEMMDGFEVALKKLTEWLGENIDKKKTRIFFAGSSPTHFWASKWGGEDSNKCLNETEPIYKVGYKSADYSLMAMAKSYFETLLEPKGIHVEILNITELSDYRKDGHPTVFRKQYVPLTKEQIAKPASYADCTHWCLPGVPDVWNEFLYANLIMYR, encoded by the exons ATGAAGCAACTTGTGCCTGATCCTTCAGGGAATCATGTGGACCAGCATTCGGTTGCAACAACTATGACTACTAAAGATCTTACTAGCCTTCCAAGGCTCAATCAGCTG TTAGATCACAAAAGAGGGGAGCCAAGCTATGCACCACACTTCTCTGAGAAAAGAATGAAGACACAAGCCACTCCCAAGATGATGGTGCTCCATGCTCCGGTTGGAGTAAGGAGCATCGTGAGCTTCCTAGTGGCCTTCTTCATCGTCGCCAgctccatcgtcttcctcttcGACAGAGGCCAGGAAGCGCAGGTGCAAATGGCGGTCGAGCATGGACGCCAAGAACCATGGGTTGGAGGGACAACTGAGGCCGGGGACACCAGCAAGGAGGAGTGCAACTGGTCGAGGGGGCAGTGGGTTTACGATAATGTGTCCCGGCCATTATACTCCGGGCTCAAGTGCACCTTCATCTTCCCTGAGGTGGCTTGTGACAAATATGGCAGGAAGGATGTCATGTACCAGCACTGGAGATGGCAGCCTCATGGATGCGACCTTCCAAG ATTCGATGCCATCAAGCTGCTTGAAATGCTGAGGAACAAGAGATTAGTGTTTGTGGGTGACTCGGTGAACAGGAACCAATGGGTTTCCCTGGTATGCATGGTGGAGGCCTCAATACCTGATGACAGGCTCAAGACGCGCATCTTCAATGGCTCGCTCATCTCCTTCAAGGCATTG GAATACAATGCAACGATAGATTTCTACTGGTCACCGCTGCTGTTGGAGTCCAACAGCGACAACCCCATTATCCACCGGGTGGACTACCGGATGATAAGGGCTGACAGAATCGAGAAGCATGCCAGTGTCTGGAGGGATGCTGACATCATTGTCTTCAATTCTTACCTGTGGTGGAGGAAGCAGAATGATGACATGAGGATGAAGGTCAT GTATGGTTCATTTGAAGATGGTGATGCCAGGTTAGATGAAATGGAAATGATGGATGGATTCGAGGTAGCTCTTAAGAAACTAACGGAATGGCTCGGTGAGAATATTGACAAGAAAAAGACTAGAATCTTTTTCGCGGGATCATCACCAACACATTTCTGGGCTAGCAAGTGGGGTGGGGAAGATAGCAACAAGTGTCTGAATGAAACAGAACCCATCTACAAAGTGGGATACAAATCCGCAGATTACAGCTTGATGGCCATGGCGAAGTCGTATTTTGAAACATTATTAGAGCCAAAAGGTATACATGTTGAGATACTGAACATCACAGAGCTATCTGACTACCGCAAGGACGGGCATCCGACGGTATTCAGGAAACAGTATGTTCCTCTGACGAAAGAGCAAATTGCGAAGCCAGCCAGCTATGCGGATTGCACGCATTGGTGCCTCCCCGGCGTTCCTGATGTCTGGAACGAATTTTTATACGCCAACCTCATCATGTACAGATGA
- the LOC112884597 gene encoding protein trichome birefringence-like 34 isoform X1, whose product MICPTHFGRKNIKRKANKRQVSFFSTVPFKEIHTAPMWRRDAFRHHLIIRIDAQLDHKRGEPSYAPHFSEKRMKTQATPKMMVLHAPVGVRSIVSFLVAFFIVASSIVFLFDRGQEAQVQMAVEHGRQEPWVGGTTEAGDTSKEECNWSRGQWVYDNVSRPLYSGLKCTFIFPEVACDKYGRKDVMYQHWRWQPHGCDLPRFDAIKLLEMLRNKRLVFVGDSVNRNQWVSLVCMVEASIPDDRLKTRIFNGSLISFKALEYNATIDFYWSPLLLESNSDNPIIHRVDYRMIRADRIEKHASVWRDADIIVFNSYLWWRKQNDDMRMKVMYGSFEDGDARLDEMEMMDGFEVALKKLTEWLGENIDKKKTRIFFAGSSPTHFWASKWGGEDSNKCLNETEPIYKVGYKSADYSLMAMAKSYFETLLEPKGIHVEILNITELSDYRKDGHPTVFRKQYVPLTKEQIAKPASYADCTHWCLPGVPDVWNEFLYANLIMYR is encoded by the exons ATGATCTGCCCTACTCATTTTGGGAGGAAAAATATAAAAAGGAAGGCAAATAAAAGGCAAGTTTCGTTTTTCAGCACCGTACCCTTTAAAGAAATTCACACTGCACCTATGTGGAGAAGAGACGCATTCCGACATCACTTAATTATTCGTATTGATGCACAGTTAGATCACAAAAGAGGGGAGCCAAGCTATGCACCACACTTCTCTGAGAAAAGAATGAAGACACAAGCCACTCCCAAGATGATGGTGCTCCATGCTCCGGTTGGAGTAAGGAGCATCGTGAGCTTCCTAGTGGCCTTCTTCATCGTCGCCAgctccatcgtcttcctcttcGACAGAGGCCAGGAAGCGCAGGTGCAAATGGCGGTCGAGCATGGACGCCAAGAACCATGGGTTGGAGGGACAACTGAGGCCGGGGACACCAGCAAGGAGGAGTGCAACTGGTCGAGGGGGCAGTGGGTTTACGATAATGTGTCCCGGCCATTATACTCCGGGCTCAAGTGCACCTTCATCTTCCCTGAGGTGGCTTGTGACAAATATGGCAGGAAGGATGTCATGTACCAGCACTGGAGATGGCAGCCTCATGGATGCGACCTTCCAAG ATTCGATGCCATCAAGCTGCTTGAAATGCTGAGGAACAAGAGATTAGTGTTTGTGGGTGACTCGGTGAACAGGAACCAATGGGTTTCCCTGGTATGCATGGTGGAGGCCTCAATACCTGATGACAGGCTCAAGACGCGCATCTTCAATGGCTCGCTCATCTCCTTCAAGGCATTG GAATACAATGCAACGATAGATTTCTACTGGTCACCGCTGCTGTTGGAGTCCAACAGCGACAACCCCATTATCCACCGGGTGGACTACCGGATGATAAGGGCTGACAGAATCGAGAAGCATGCCAGTGTCTGGAGGGATGCTGACATCATTGTCTTCAATTCTTACCTGTGGTGGAGGAAGCAGAATGATGACATGAGGATGAAGGTCAT GTATGGTTCATTTGAAGATGGTGATGCCAGGTTAGATGAAATGGAAATGATGGATGGATTCGAGGTAGCTCTTAAGAAACTAACGGAATGGCTCGGTGAGAATATTGACAAGAAAAAGACTAGAATCTTTTTCGCGGGATCATCACCAACACATTTCTGGGCTAGCAAGTGGGGTGGGGAAGATAGCAACAAGTGTCTGAATGAAACAGAACCCATCTACAAAGTGGGATACAAATCCGCAGATTACAGCTTGATGGCCATGGCGAAGTCGTATTTTGAAACATTATTAGAGCCAAAAGGTATACATGTTGAGATACTGAACATCACAGAGCTATCTGACTACCGCAAGGACGGGCATCCGACGGTATTCAGGAAACAGTATGTTCCTCTGACGAAAGAGCAAATTGCGAAGCCAGCCAGCTATGCGGATTGCACGCATTGGTGCCTCCCCGGCGTTCCTGATGTCTGGAACGAATTTTTATACGCCAACCTCATCATGTACAGATGA
- the LOC112884597 gene encoding protein trichome birefringence-like 34 isoform X3, with product MKTQATPKMMVLHAPVGVRSIVSFLVAFFIVASSIVFLFDRGQEAQVQMAVEHGRQEPWVGGTTEAGDTSKEECNWSRGQWVYDNVSRPLYSGLKCTFIFPEVACDKYGRKDVMYQHWRWQPHGCDLPRFDAIKLLEMLRNKRLVFVGDSVNRNQWVSLVCMVEASIPDDRLKTRIFNGSLISFKALEYNATIDFYWSPLLLESNSDNPIIHRVDYRMIRADRIEKHASVWRDADIIVFNSYLWWRKQNDDMRMKVMYGSFEDGDARLDEMEMMDGFEVALKKLTEWLGENIDKKKTRIFFAGSSPTHFWASKWGGEDSNKCLNETEPIYKVGYKSADYSLMAMAKSYFETLLEPKGIHVEILNITELSDYRKDGHPTVFRKQYVPLTKEQIAKPASYADCTHWCLPGVPDVWNEFLYANLIMYR from the exons ATGAAGACACAAGCCACTCCCAAGATGATGGTGCTCCATGCTCCGGTTGGAGTAAGGAGCATCGTGAGCTTCCTAGTGGCCTTCTTCATCGTCGCCAgctccatcgtcttcctcttcGACAGAGGCCAGGAAGCGCAGGTGCAAATGGCGGTCGAGCATGGACGCCAAGAACCATGGGTTGGAGGGACAACTGAGGCCGGGGACACCAGCAAGGAGGAGTGCAACTGGTCGAGGGGGCAGTGGGTTTACGATAATGTGTCCCGGCCATTATACTCCGGGCTCAAGTGCACCTTCATCTTCCCTGAGGTGGCTTGTGACAAATATGGCAGGAAGGATGTCATGTACCAGCACTGGAGATGGCAGCCTCATGGATGCGACCTTCCAAG ATTCGATGCCATCAAGCTGCTTGAAATGCTGAGGAACAAGAGATTAGTGTTTGTGGGTGACTCGGTGAACAGGAACCAATGGGTTTCCCTGGTATGCATGGTGGAGGCCTCAATACCTGATGACAGGCTCAAGACGCGCATCTTCAATGGCTCGCTCATCTCCTTCAAGGCATTG GAATACAATGCAACGATAGATTTCTACTGGTCACCGCTGCTGTTGGAGTCCAACAGCGACAACCCCATTATCCACCGGGTGGACTACCGGATGATAAGGGCTGACAGAATCGAGAAGCATGCCAGTGTCTGGAGGGATGCTGACATCATTGTCTTCAATTCTTACCTGTGGTGGAGGAAGCAGAATGATGACATGAGGATGAAGGTCAT GTATGGTTCATTTGAAGATGGTGATGCCAGGTTAGATGAAATGGAAATGATGGATGGATTCGAGGTAGCTCTTAAGAAACTAACGGAATGGCTCGGTGAGAATATTGACAAGAAAAAGACTAGAATCTTTTTCGCGGGATCATCACCAACACATTTCTGGGCTAGCAAGTGGGGTGGGGAAGATAGCAACAAGTGTCTGAATGAAACAGAACCCATCTACAAAGTGGGATACAAATCCGCAGATTACAGCTTGATGGCCATGGCGAAGTCGTATTTTGAAACATTATTAGAGCCAAAAGGTATACATGTTGAGATACTGAACATCACAGAGCTATCTGACTACCGCAAGGACGGGCATCCGACGGTATTCAGGAAACAGTATGTTCCTCTGACGAAAGAGCAAATTGCGAAGCCAGCCAGCTATGCGGATTGCACGCATTGGTGCCTCCCCGGCGTTCCTGATGTCTGGAACGAATTTTTATACGCCAACCTCATCATGTACAGATGA
- the LOC112887896 gene encoding protein trichome birefringence-like 34, with protein sequence MKTEAIPKMTVLHAPVGVRSIISSLVAFFIVASSVTFLLDRGQEAQVQMAVEHGHQEMQVKVEAGLQEPAMRGTTDVGDAEECNWSRGRWVYDMSRPLYSGLKCSFIFPEVACDKYGRKDVMYQHWRWQPHGCDLPRFDATKLLEKLRNKRLVFVGDSVNRNQWVSLVCMVEASIPDDRLKTRIFNGSLISFKALEYNATIDFYWSPLLVESNSDNPIIHRVEYRIIRADRIEKHASVWRDADIIVFNSYLWWRKQKDDMRMKVMYGSFEDGDARLDEMEMIDGFEIALKKLTEWLGENIDKNKTRIFFAGSSPTHSWASNWGGEDSNKCLNETEPVYKIGYKAATTDYSLMAKAKSYFKTLEPKGIHVQILNITELSDYRKDGHPTVFRRQFVPLTKEQIANPASYADCTHWCLPGVPDVWNEFLYGYLMYK encoded by the exons ATGAAGACAGAAGCCATTCCCAAGATGACGGTGCTCCATGCTCCTGTTGGAGTGAGGAGCATCATTAGCTCACTTGTGGCCTTCTTCATCGTCGCCAGCTCCGTCACCTTCTTGCTTGACCGAGGCCAGGAAGCACAAGTGCAAATGGCAGTCGAGCATGGACACCAAGAAATGCAGGTGAAGGTGGAGGCTGGACTCCAAGAACCAGCGATGAGAGGGACTACTGATGTGGGCGATGCCGAAGAGTGCAACTGGTCGAGGGGACGGTGGGTGTACGACATGTCCAGGCCATTGTACTCCGGTCTCAAGTGTTCTTTCATCTTTCCTGAGGTGGCTTGCGACAAATATGGAAGGAAGGATGTCATGTATCAGCACTGGAGATGGCAGCCTCATGGATGCGACCTTCCAAG ATTCGATGCCACCAAGCTGCTTGAAAAGCTGAGGAACAAGAGATTAGTGTTTGTGGGCGATTCAGTCAACAGGAACCAATGGGTTTCTCTGGTGTGCATGGTGGAGGCCTCAATACCTGATGACAGGCTCAAGACGCGCATCTTCAATGGCTCTCTCATCTCCTTCAAGGCACTG GAATACAATGCAACAATAGATTTCTACTGGTCGCCACTGCTTGTGGAGTCCAACAGCGACAACCCAATTATCCACCGAGTGGAGTACCGGATCATAAGGGCAGACAGAATTGAGAAGCATGCCAGTGTCTGGAGGGATGCTGACATCATTGTCTTCAATTCTTACCTATGGTGGAGGAAGCAGAAGGATGACATGAGGATGAAGGTCAT GTATGGCTCATTCGAAGATGGCGATGCAAGGTTAGACGAAATGGAAATGATTGATGGTTTCGAGATAGCTCTCAAGAAACTTACTGAATGGCTCGGAGAGAATATTGACAAGAACAAGACTAGAATCTTTTTCGCAGGATCATCACCTACACATTCCTG GGCTAGTAACTGGGGTGGAGAAGACAGCAACAAGTGCCTCAACGAAACAGAGCCGGTCTACAAAATTGGATACAAAGCCGCAACTACAGATTACAGTCTGATGGCCAAGGCTAAGTCATATTTTAAAACATTGGAGCCGAAAGGTATACATGTTCAGATACTGAACATCACAGAGCTGTCTGACTACCGCAAGGACGGGCATCCTACTGTGTTCAGGAGACAGTTTGTTCCTCTGACAAAAGAGCAGATTGCGAACCCAGCCAGCTACGCGGATTGCACGCATTGGTGCCTCCCCGGCGTTCCTGATGTCTGGAACGAGTTTTTATACGGCTACCTCATGTACAAATGA